The genomic region TCGACTACACGAAGCAGTACGTCAACAACGCGACCCGCCGCGACTACCAGGTCGGGTCCACCTTCAAGCCGTTCGTCCTCGCCGCAGCCCTCGCCAACGGGTCCACCACCCAGAAGGACCGCGCCATCACCCCCAACACCCGCTACGACGGCACCAACAAACGCACCGTCCAGAGCGCCGCCGGCTCCACCGGCTACTCCCCCGCCAACGAGGACGACGTCGACTACGGCTCCATCACCGTCCGCGAGGCCACCGACAAATCCGTCAACGCCGTCTACGCCCAGATGGCCCAGGACGTCGGCCCCCAAGAGGTCAAGGACACCGCGGTGGCCCTCGGCATCCCCAAGGACACCCCCGACCTCACGGCCTCCCCCTCCATCGCGCTCGGCCCCGCCACCGCCAGCGCCGTCGACATGGCCTCGGCCTACGCCACCCTCGCCGACCACGGCAGACAGCGCCCCCACACGCTCGTCGCCAAGATCAGCAAGGACGGCACCGAGCTGGACCTCCCCGCCAGGAACACCCGGCAGGCCATCAGCCGGGAAGCCGCCGACACCACCACCTCCGTCCTGCGGAGCGTCGTCGACGGCGGCACCGGCACCGCCGCCCTGGGCGCGGGCCGCCCCGCGGCGGGCAAGACGGGCACCGCCGAGGAGGACAGGGCCGCCTGGTTCGCCGGCTACACCCCCGACCTCGCCACCGTCATCGCCGTCATGGGCCAGGACCCCAGGACCGGCGTGCAGAAGCCCCTCTACGGCGCACTCGGCCTCGCCCGCATGAACGGCGGCGGCGCCCCCGCCCAGACCTGGGCCGACTACACCCGGGCCGCACTCGAAGGCAGCGAGGTGCAGGGCTTCGAACTCGAAGCGGACGAAGGCCCCGAGGAGCCCGACCCCGACGAGAGCGGGGAGGGCGAGGACACGGAGGACACCGAGGACACCGAGGAAGCCGGGGGCACCGGCGAGCCCCGCACCGGAGACTCCCGCGAGAGGCGGGACAGCGCCCGCGACCGCACACCGGACACCCCCTCGGGTGCCTCAGGGGCCCCACGGACGCCCCGCACCGCAAAGCCCGCCGTCGCACCCTCGCCCGCCCCCGCCACCGCCGACAGGGAATCCGCCGACAGCCGTCCCGCCGACCGCCAGGCGGGGAACGACAGGGACGGCAGGCACGACAACGGCCGGGACACGAAGGACGGCAGGGACGACCAAGACCTCCTTGGCCCCTCCCGCCCCTGAACAAGTGGGCGAAGCAGACCGACGGATCGCATACGGCCCGCCCTGGTTGGCCAAGACTTTGCCCATGGCTTGATCCACACCCACGCCCGCCCCCTCCGGAGCCCCACGACCCGGCGGGGGCGGGCCTTCGACGGGCATGTCTTCGCAAAGAGCCGCACTGTGTGCGTCCGAAAATCGCGGGGTGAGCACGCCCCGCATGTCACCACCTGGTTGACCCGGGCCGCGGGCATGTCACAGGCTCATTACATAGGTGCTCACTACAACTGGTTTCGCCGGCCACCTGCCCGCCCTCCCCCGGCACCCCCGCCGGGGAACGGCGGCCCGGAGGCCGGGCGGCGACCGGAAGCAGGAGGAATACCGGATGTGCGGCATCACCGGCTGGATTTCCTTCGACCGTGACCTTCGAGCCTCGGCCGAAACACTCGACACCATGACGGAGACGATGTCCTGCCGCGGCCCGGACGACCGCGGAACGTGGATCAGCGGACCCGCCGGGCTCGGCCACCGACGGCTGGCCATCATCGACCTGCCGGGCGGACGCCAGCCCATGACCGTCGACACCCCCCAAGGTGCCGTGGCCATCGTCTACTCCGGCGAGACGTACAACTACACCGAAATCCGCCAGGAACTCGTCCGGCGCGGCCACCGGTTCACCACCGAATCCGACACCGAGGTCGTGCTGCGCGGCTACGTGGAATGGGGCGAGGCGATCGCCGAACGCCTCAACGGCATGTACGCCTTCGCCCTGTGGGACCAACGGCACGACAAGCTCGTGATGATCCGCGACCGCATGGGCATCAAACCGTTCTACTACTACGAGACACCCGACGGCGTCCTCTTCGGGTCCGAGCCCAAAGCCATCCTCGCCAACCCGCTCACCAAGCCCCGCGTCACCCTCGACGGCCTGCGCGAACTGTTCACCTTCGTGAAGACTCCCGGCCATGCGGTGTGGGACGGCATGCACGAGGTCGAGCCCGGCACCGTCATCACCGTGGACCGCGGCGGCCTGCGCCGACACGTGTACTGGCAGCTGGAGACCCGGCCGCACACGGACGACCGCGAAACCACCATCGCCACCGTCCGCTCACTCCTCGACGACATAGTGCGCCGCCAGCTCGTCTCCGACGTGCCCCGCTGCACCCTGCTCTCCGGCGGGCTCGACTCCTCCGCCATGACCGCGCTGGCCGCCCGTCAGCTCGGCGAGACCGGAGAGACCGTACGCAGCTTCGCCGTCGACTTCACCGGCCAGACCGAGAACTTCGTCGCCGACGAACTCCGCGGCACCCCCGACACGCCCTTCGTCCACGACGTCGCGCGCATGGCGGGCACCGACCACCGCGACATCGTGCTCGACTCGGACTCACTCGCCGACCCCGAGGTGCGCGCCCGGGTGATCCGCGCCCGGGACATACCCATGGGCTTCGGCGACATGGACGCCTCGCTCTACCTGCTCTTCAAGTCGATCCGCGAGCACTCCACGGTCGCCCTGTCCGGTGAGTCCGCCGACGAGGTCTTCGGCGGCTACCTCCAGTTCTTCGACGATGAGGCCCGCAAGTCCGAGACCTTCCCCTGGCTGGCACAGTTCAGCCGACACTTCGGCGAGGACACCGACGTACTCCGCCCGGACCTCACCACACGCCTCGACCTCACCTCCTACGTCGCGGACAGCTACCGCGACGCGGTCTCGGGCATCCGGCGGCTCGACGGCGAGAGCGACTTCGAGTACACGATGCGCAAGATCAGCCACCAGCACCTGACCCGCTTCGTCCGGGTGCTGCTCGACCGGAAGGACCGGGCGAGCATGGCCGTCGGCCTAGAGGTACGCGTGCCCTTCTGCGACCACCGCCTCGTCGACTACGTCTACAACACCCCCTGGGCGCTGAAGTCC from Streptomyces sp. QL37 harbors:
- the asnB gene encoding asparagine synthase (glutamine-hydrolyzing) encodes the protein MCGITGWISFDRDLRASAETLDTMTETMSCRGPDDRGTWISGPAGLGHRRLAIIDLPGGRQPMTVDTPQGAVAIVYSGETYNYTEIRQELVRRGHRFTTESDTEVVLRGYVEWGEAIAERLNGMYAFALWDQRHDKLVMIRDRMGIKPFYYYETPDGVLFGSEPKAILANPLTKPRVTLDGLRELFTFVKTPGHAVWDGMHEVEPGTVITVDRGGLRRHVYWQLETRPHTDDRETTIATVRSLLDDIVRRQLVSDVPRCTLLSGGLDSSAMTALAARQLGETGETVRSFAVDFTGQTENFVADELRGTPDTPFVHDVARMAGTDHRDIVLDSDSLADPEVRARVIRARDIPMGFGDMDASLYLLFKSIREHSTVALSGESADEVFGGYLQFFDDEARKSETFPWLAQFSRHFGEDTDVLRPDLTTRLDLTSYVADSYRDAVSGIRRLDGESDFEYTMRKISHQHLTRFVRVLLDRKDRASMAVGLEVRVPFCDHRLVDYVYNTPWALKSFDGREKSLLREATADVLPRSVYDRVKSPYPSTQDPKYAMALQDHAKDLLSRPSHRVFEIVDPARVERAANRDTPQISQASRRGLERTLDLALWLDMYSPELALS
- a CDS encoding transglycosylase domain-containing protein — protein: MSQEPPQHGGDPGQQGPEGWAPRDPSAAAPTSDSHHPNGAQEPEGRKRRPKRPKRTGWRRAVPTWRMTLGGVLLLALLLVGGFIAGYQLIDIPAANAAATAQANVYVYADGKTVIARDGEINREKIPLDRIPPTIQHAVLAAEDRDFYSEDAIDIKATLRAGWNTVTGKGRQGGSTITQQYVKNYYLGQEQTLIRKAKEFFISIKLDREQSKDEILEGYLNTSYFGRNAYGIQAASHAYYGKDVEDLDAGEGAYLASLLNAPSSYDVVAHPENKKAVLARWDYVLDGMVKHHWLSAADRDAMTFPVPDKAKPATALSGQRGYIVQAVEDYLTANGIIDADTLATGGYRITTTLQKKKQDALVAAVEDNVLSKTSDDREADRNVRAGGASVDPATGHVVALYGGVDYTKQYVNNATRRDYQVGSTFKPFVLAAALANGSTTQKDRAITPNTRYDGTNKRTVQSAAGSTGYSPANEDDVDYGSITVREATDKSVNAVYAQMAQDVGPQEVKDTAVALGIPKDTPDLTASPSIALGPATASAVDMASAYATLADHGRQRPHTLVAKISKDGTELDLPARNTRQAISREAADTTTSVLRSVVDGGTGTAALGAGRPAAGKTGTAEEDRAAWFAGYTPDLATVIAVMGQDPRTGVQKPLYGALGLARMNGGGAPAQTWADYTRAALEGSEVQGFELEADEGPEEPDPDESGEGEDTEDTEDTEEAGGTGEPRTGDSRERRDSARDRTPDTPSGASGAPRTPRTAKPAVAPSPAPATADRESADSRPADRQAGNDRDGRHDNGRDTKDGRDDQDLLGPSRP